In one Cervus canadensis isolate Bull #8, Minnesota chromosome 22, ASM1932006v1, whole genome shotgun sequence genomic region, the following are encoded:
- the DNASE1L3 gene encoding deoxyribonuclease gamma isoform X1 — translation MPPPPACLLLLLLLSTHSALAFKICSFNVRSFGESKKANCNAMDVIVKVIKRCDIILLMEIKDSNNRICPTLMEKLNGHSRRNITYNYVISSRLGRNTYKEQYAFLYKEKLVSVKQSYLYHDYQAGDADVFSREPFVVWFQSPYTAVKDFVIVPLHTTPETSVKEIDELADVYTDVKRRWNAENFIFMGDFNAGCSYVPKKAWKNIRLRMDPKFVWLIGDQEDTTVKKSTNCAYDRIVLRGEEIVNSVVPQSNHIFDFQKAYRLSEKKALDVSDHFPVEFKLQFLRAFTNRKTSVSSKKKKKASHA, via the exons ATGCCTCCGCCACCGGCCTGcctgctgcttctcctcctcctctccacccacAGCGCCCTGGCCTTCAAGATCTGCTCCTTCAATGTGAGGTCCTTTGGGGAATCCAAGAAGGCAAACTGTAATGCCATGGATGTTATTGTGAAG GTCATCAAACGCTGTGATATCATACTCCTGATGGAAATCAAGGACAGCAACAACAGGATCTGTCCCACGCTGATGGAGAAGCTAAATGG ACATTCAAGAAGAAACATAACATACAACTATGTGATTAGCTCTCGCCTTGGAAGAAACACATACAAAGAACAGTATGCCTTTCTCTATAA agaAAAGCTAGTGTCTGTAAAACAAAGCTACCTCTACCATGACTATCAGGCTGGAGACGCAGATGTATTTTCCAGGGAACCCTTTGTGGTCTGGTTCCAGTCACCCTACACCG CTGTCAAGGACTTCGTGATTGTCCCCCTGCACACCACCCCTGAGACATCCGTTAAAGAGATTGATGAGCTGGCTGATGTCTACACAGATGTGAAACGTCGCTGGAATGCAGAG AATTTCATTTTCATGGGTGACTTCAATGCTGGCTGCAGTTACGTCCCCAAGAAGGCCTGGAAGAACATCCGTCTGAGGATGGACCCTAAGTTCGTTTGGCTGATCGGGGACCAAGAGGACACCACGGTCAAGAAGAGCACAAACTGTGCCTATGACAG GATCGTGCTTAGAGGAGAAGAGATTGTCAACTCTGTTGTTCCTCAATCAAACCACATCTTTGACTTCCAGAAAGCTTACAGGTTGTCTGAAAAGAAG GCCCTGGATGTCAGTGACCACTTTCCGGTTGAATTTAAACTTCAGTTTTTGAGGGCCTTCACCAACAGGAAAACATCTGtctcttcaaagaagaaaaaaaaggccaGTCATGCGTAG
- the DNASE1L3 gene encoding deoxyribonuclease gamma isoform X2, producing MPPPPACLLLLLLLSTHSALAFKICSFNVRSFGESKKANCNAMDVIVKVIKRCDIILLMEIKDSNNRICPTLMEKLNGHSRRNITYNYVISSRLGRNTYKEQYAFLYKEKLVSVKQSYLYHDYQAGDADVFSREPFVVWFQSPYTAVKDFVIVPLHTTPETSVKEIDELADVYTDVKRRWNAENFIFMGDFNAGCSYVPKKAWKNIRLRMDPKFVWLIGDQEDTTVKKSTNCAYDRIVLRGEEIVNSVVPQSNHIFDFQKAYRPWMSVTTFRLNLNFSF from the exons ATGCCTCCGCCACCGGCCTGcctgctgcttctcctcctcctctccacccacAGCGCCCTGGCCTTCAAGATCTGCTCCTTCAATGTGAGGTCCTTTGGGGAATCCAAGAAGGCAAACTGTAATGCCATGGATGTTATTGTGAAG GTCATCAAACGCTGTGATATCATACTCCTGATGGAAATCAAGGACAGCAACAACAGGATCTGTCCCACGCTGATGGAGAAGCTAAATGG ACATTCAAGAAGAAACATAACATACAACTATGTGATTAGCTCTCGCCTTGGAAGAAACACATACAAAGAACAGTATGCCTTTCTCTATAA agaAAAGCTAGTGTCTGTAAAACAAAGCTACCTCTACCATGACTATCAGGCTGGAGACGCAGATGTATTTTCCAGGGAACCCTTTGTGGTCTGGTTCCAGTCACCCTACACCG CTGTCAAGGACTTCGTGATTGTCCCCCTGCACACCACCCCTGAGACATCCGTTAAAGAGATTGATGAGCTGGCTGATGTCTACACAGATGTGAAACGTCGCTGGAATGCAGAG AATTTCATTTTCATGGGTGACTTCAATGCTGGCTGCAGTTACGTCCCCAAGAAGGCCTGGAAGAACATCCGTCTGAGGATGGACCCTAAGTTCGTTTGGCTGATCGGGGACCAAGAGGACACCACGGTCAAGAAGAGCACAAACTGTGCCTATGACAG GATCGTGCTTAGAGGAGAAGAGATTGTCAACTCTGTTGTTCCTCAATCAAACCACATCTTTGACTTCCAGAAAGCTTACAG GCCCTGGATGTCAGTGACCACTTTCCGGTTGAATTTAAACTTCAGTTTTTGA